In Candidatus Cloacimonadaceae bacterium, one DNA window encodes the following:
- a CDS encoding HAD family phosphatase, giving the protein MNYKAIIFDLDGTLIDSMRLWREVDTEFLAKRGIEVPADLFAHLPQGNSFIQTAKYFKDRFGLPDSVESVMKEWTDMVFWHYANSIKLKDGALELVNFLHDKQIPIGLGTSNSFELAEKALSFNGIWQCFSSVVTGDMHLMGKPFPDIYLKSAENLKLEPIDCCVVEDTLSGIRAAKAAGMTAIAIFDEDSLPDHDQIKAEADYFMADYFEIRRLLNI; this is encoded by the coding sequence ATGAATTACAAAGCAATCATCTTTGATCTGGATGGAACCCTGATCGATTCCATGCGCCTCTGGCGTGAGGTCGATACGGAGTTTCTGGCAAAACGCGGAATCGAGGTTCCGGCAGACCTTTTTGCTCATCTGCCCCAAGGAAATAGTTTCATCCAGACGGCAAAATACTTCAAAGACCGTTTCGGTTTGCCGGACAGCGTGGAAAGCGTTATGAAGGAATGGACGGACATGGTTTTTTGGCATTATGCCAATTCGATCAAGCTCAAAGACGGAGCGCTGGAACTGGTCAATTTCCTGCACGACAAACAGATACCCATCGGTCTCGGCACCAGCAATTCCTTCGAGCTTGCGGAAAAAGCGCTCAGTTTCAACGGTATCTGGCAATGCTTTTCCAGCGTGGTCACCGGAGACATGCATTTGATGGGCAAACCATTCCCCGATATATACTTAAAGAGCGCTGAAAACTTGAAACTGGAGCCAATAGATTGCTGCGTGGTCGAAGATACTCTATCGGGAATCAGAGCTGCCAAAGCAGCGGGTATGACCGCCATCGCCATTTTTGACGAGGACAGTCTTCCGGATCATGATCAGATCAAAGCGGAAGCGGACTATTTCATGGCGGATTATTTTGAAATAAGGAGACTGCTGAATATATGA